In Helianthus annuus cultivar XRQ/B chromosome 9, HanXRQr2.0-SUNRISE, whole genome shotgun sequence, the following are encoded in one genomic region:
- the LOC110875471 gene encoding uncharacterized protein LOC110875471 codes for MPSANTSSVYGRFGDYEQGRKHDAGKHPKDFQHAAQCKHQTESSKMLIWHGRREILGLHCHKRWLQSKSRKSSSNRKNAFPIKHQRDAKISRTVDSGKSFPFIKTLRNCMKKSQFQWTPEAESAFHEMKDCLIKLPTLTAPIKGEPLVLYLSASDKAVGAVLLVDRQGIQTPVYYVSRTLTDPETRYAIMEKLVLALIHASRRLRRYFANHVIHVLTNYNIGNILARPEISGRLAKWAIELGGHNVVFRPRPAIKGQVLADFLTEVPDDKDRECKAMEKAERQQTEEPWLLYTDGASNEDGAGAGLRLVSPDKREFTYAIRLDFKSTNNEAEFQAFLAGLRLAIKMGAKHIEAHVDSMLVAGQINGQYEAKGDVMALYLSQAKTLLQTFYSYKVHRINRSENKPADALSKLASTSFQHLAKDVRIEVLSNPSVPLREVCVIQTGTTSWMTPIIMYLQSGILPENKAEARKIQYKAEHYQMADGILYRKSYLGPLLRRVNAEDANYLIREVHEGICGIHAGPRMVVAKVMNAGYYWPGMHLDAVKELRKCSGCQRHAPKTMRPKNELVPVTTAWPFQQWGIDMVGPFPEAPGEVKFIIVAVDYFTKWVEAKALASTTSNVVKRFIWEQIICRFGLPLRIITDNGTNFAADDLERWFKELHIEHTFSSVAH; via the coding sequence ATGCCATCGGCAAATACATCGAGTGTATATGGACGATTTGGTGATTATGAGCAAGGAAGAAAGCATGATGCTGGTAAACATCCAAAAGACTTTCAACACGCTGCGCAGTGTAAGCATCAAACTGAATCCAGCAAAATGCTcatttggcatggaagaagggaaattCTTGGGCTTCATTGTCACAAAAGATGGCTTCAAAGTAAATCCAGAAAAAGTTCAAGCAATCGAAAGAATGCCTTCCCCATCAAACATCAAAGAGATGCAAAAATTAGCAGGACGGTGGACTCCGGAAAGTCCTTTCCATTCATCAAAACATTGCGCAACTGCATGAAGAAAAGCCAGTTTCagtggactccggaagcagagaGCGCGTTCCACGAGATGAAAGATTGCCTCATCAAACTGCCGACACTAACCGCACCAATCAAAGGAGAACCCTTGGTACTATATCTATCAGCTTCTGATAAGGCAGTTGGAGCAGTGTTACTCGTTGATCGTCAAGGTATCCAAACACCAGTCTACTATGTGTCACGAACCTTAACCGACCCAGAAACTCGGTACGCCATCATGGAGAAACTAGTCCTCGCGCTGATCCATGCATCAAGACGGCTGCGAAGGTATTTCGCCAACCATGTAATACATGTGCTAACAAATTACAACATCGGCAACATCCTCGCAAGACCAGAAATCTCAGGCAGGCTAGCTAAATGGGCAATAGAACTGGGCGGCCACAACGTGGTTTTTAGACCAAGACCAGCCATCAAGGGCCAAGTGTTAGCAGATTTCCTGACAGAGGTACCTGACGATAAGGATCGGGAATGTAAAGCAATGGAAAAGGCCGAAAGACAACAAACAGAGGAACCATGGCTGCTATACACAGATGGCGCGTCTAACGAAGACGGCGCAGGCGCAGGGCTTCGACTAGTGAGCCCCGACAAACGTGAGTTTACGTACGCCATACGTCTGGATTTCAAGAGCACGAACAATGAAGCAGAGTTTCAAGCTTTTCTTGCTGGCTTAAGATTGGCAATCAAAATGGGAGCCAAACACATCGAAGCGCATGTAGATTCCATGTTAGTGGCTGGACAAATCAACGGCCAATACGAAGCCAAAGGAGATGTAATGGCACTCTATCTAAGTCAAGCAAAGACGTTGCTACAAACCTTCTATTCCTACAAGGTGCATCGcataaacagaagcgagaacaaaCCAGCAGACGCGCTGAGTAAACTCGCATCTAcaagcttccaacacctggcgaAGGATGTGCGCATAGAAGTTCTGAGCAACCCATCTGTTCCACTCAGGGAAGTATGCGTCATCCAGACAGGGACAACGTCTTGGATGACTCCAATAATCATGTACCTTCAATCAGGGATACTCCCCGAGAACAAAGCCGAAGCGAGGAAAATCCAATACAAGGCTGAGCATTATCAGATGGCCGATGGAATTTTATACAGAAAGTCATACCTTGGCCCATTGTTGAGACGCGTCAACGCCGAAGACGCAAACTATTTGATCAGAGAGGTCCATGAAGGAATCTGTGGTATACATGCCGGACCAAGAATGGTGGTGGCAAAAGTGATGAACgccgggtactactggcccggaaTGCATTTAGACGCGGTAAAAGAGTTGAGGAAATGCAGTGGATGCCAAAGACATGCGCCCAAGACGATGCGCCCCAAAAATGAATTGGTAccagtcacaaccgcatggcccttccagcaatggggcatagacatggtcGGCCCTTTTCCAGAAGCCCCAGGAGAGGTCAAATTCATAATAGTCGCGGTCGACTATTTTACCAAGTGGGTAGAGGCGAAGGCACTTGCATCAACCACGTCAAACGTCGTCAAGAgattcatatgggaacaaatcatatgccgtTTTGGCCTGCCGCTCAGAATCATCACTGACAATGGAACGAACTTCGCCGCAGACGACCTTGAACGATGGTTCAAAGAATTGCACATCGAACACACCTTCTCTTCGGTTGCGcactga